Proteins from one Amycolatopsis benzoatilytica AK 16/65 genomic window:
- a CDS encoding carboxyl transferase domain-containing protein yields MTGSARELLGELAAEFTELSTVHPVADNPIEWPGYPEAHAKAAVRTGETESAIVGEARIDGLPAVLIAWEFGFLGGSIGQQTGDRIEAAFAHAKERGLPVVSLVATGGSRMQHGMRALSQLQRIARASAEARAAGIAQLSVLRDPSTGGGWATLGAGSDVVLGLPYAQVGFAGSRVRPASSPSEAYSVEAKLEWGQVDRLVEPEELRDVLVRWLQLLSSRSTEPAPPPAARRAVALPETGWDAVRRARASSRARAPEYLDTYFDWRENIQGDRVGHVDEGVQCGFGWREGRAIAYAAQCGTATRPAGFRTAARLVRLASRLGIPVLTLVDTPGAANDADAEGNGIGPAIAELFEAIATAAVPVTTLVIGEGGSGGALAFAASGTTWIAPDAYFSVTSPEAAAAILKRPMTEIPAVADQLRLRPQDLVGLGLAVGIVEP; encoded by the coding sequence ATGACCGGCTCCGCACGCGAGCTGCTGGGCGAGCTCGCCGCCGAGTTCACCGAGCTGTCGACGGTGCACCCGGTGGCCGACAATCCGATCGAATGGCCGGGCTACCCGGAAGCCCACGCCAAGGCGGCCGTGCGCACCGGCGAGACCGAATCGGCGATCGTCGGCGAGGCTCGGATCGACGGCCTGCCTGCCGTGCTGATCGCGTGGGAGTTCGGGTTCCTCGGCGGTTCGATCGGCCAGCAGACCGGCGACCGCATCGAAGCCGCCTTCGCGCACGCCAAGGAGCGCGGACTGCCCGTCGTGTCGCTGGTCGCGACCGGCGGCAGCCGGATGCAGCACGGGATGCGCGCCCTCTCTCAGCTGCAGCGGATCGCACGCGCCTCCGCCGAAGCCCGCGCGGCGGGCATCGCACAGCTCTCGGTGCTGCGCGACCCGTCGACCGGTGGCGGCTGGGCGACGCTCGGCGCGGGTTCCGACGTCGTGCTCGGTCTGCCGTACGCGCAGGTGGGCTTCGCGGGCTCTCGAGTACGGCCGGCATCGTCGCCTTCGGAGGCGTACAGCGTCGAAGCGAAGCTGGAGTGGGGTCAGGTCGACCGTCTCGTGGAGCCTGAGGAGCTTCGCGACGTACTCGTGCGATGGTTACAGCTGCTGTCCTCACGATCGACAGAGCCCGCTCCCCCGCCTGCGGCCCGTCGCGCCGTCGCGCTACCCGAGACCGGGTGGGACGCCGTACGGAGGGCGCGCGCTTCTTCGCGAGCGCGCGCCCCGGAGTACCTCGACACCTACTTCGACTGGCGAGAGAACATCCAAGGCGACCGTGTCGGCCATGTCGACGAAGGCGTGCAGTGCGGCTTCGGCTGGCGAGAAGGACGCGCAATCGCGTACGCAGCGCAGTGCGGCACTGCGACCCGTCCGGCGGGCTTCCGCACCGCTGCCAGGCTGGTCCGGCTGGCGTCGCGGCTAGGAATCCCGGTGTTGACGCTGGTGGACACACCCGGCGCAGCCAACGACGCCGACGCGGAAGGGAACGGCATCGGACCGGCGATCGCGGAGCTGTTCGAAGCGATCGCGACCGCCGCGGTGCCGGTCACCACGCTCGTGATCGGCGAAGGCGGATCCGGCGGCGCGCTGGCGTTCGCCGCCTCGGGCACGACCTGGATCGCGCCCGACGCGTACTTCTCGGTCACTTCCCCGGAGGCCGCGGCAGCGATCCTGAAACGGCCGATGACCGAGATCCCGGCCGTAGCCGACCAGCTGCGGTTGCGCCCGCAAGACCTGGTCGGCCTCGGCCTGGCCGTCGGGATCGTCGAGCCTTAG
- the tsaB gene encoding tRNA (adenosine(37)-N6)-threonylcarbamoyltransferase complex dimerization subunit type 1 TsaB, whose amino-acid sequence MLVLAIDTATPAVTAGIVAVDEAELVTRAERVTVDPRAHGELIAPHAMAAAEEAGVTLRELDAIVCGVGPGPFTGLRAGMATAAAYAHALGIPAYPVCSLDAIAADVVRTDKPFLVFTDARRREVYWAAYDASGVRVDGPQVQRPAEVETDIRVAAGDGALQYAAAVGVVPIEPRFPSPAGLVRVARTALLERAEPEALTPLYLRRPDAVEPTARKRVTAP is encoded by the coding sequence GTGCTGGTATTGGCGATCGACACGGCGACCCCGGCGGTGACCGCGGGCATCGTTGCCGTCGACGAGGCGGAGCTCGTCACCCGGGCAGAGCGCGTCACGGTGGACCCGCGAGCGCACGGCGAGCTCATCGCGCCCCACGCGATGGCTGCGGCGGAAGAGGCTGGCGTCACGCTGCGCGAGCTCGACGCGATCGTCTGCGGCGTCGGGCCTGGCCCGTTCACCGGGTTGCGCGCGGGCATGGCGACGGCTGCTGCGTATGCGCACGCGCTCGGCATCCCGGCGTACCCGGTGTGCAGCTTGGACGCGATCGCCGCCGATGTCGTGCGTACAGACAAGCCGTTCCTCGTCTTCACGGACGCGCGGCGGCGCGAGGTCTACTGGGCTGCGTATGACGCTTCGGGCGTGCGGGTCGACGGTCCGCAGGTACAGCGTCCGGCGGAGGTCGAGACGGACATTCGCGTCGCGGCGGGCGACGGTGCGTTGCAGTACGCCGCCGCGGTAGGCGTGGTGCCTATTGAGCCGCGGTTCCCGTCACCGGCCGGGTTGGTGCGCGTGGCGCGTACGGCGCTTCTCGAGCGCGCGGAGCCCGAAGCGCTGACGCCGCTGTACCTGCGTCGCCCGGACGCTGTTGAGCCGACCGCGCGCAAGAGGGTGACCGCGCCGTGA
- the tsaE gene encoding tRNA (adenosine(37)-N6)-threonylcarbamoyltransferase complex ATPase subunit type 1 TsaE gives MRRQRRTEPAELVVDKVILETPEDTMAFGRALGAVLRAGDLVLLDGPLGAGKTTLTRGIADGLGVGGRVSSPTFVLARVHAAGAAGVPLIHVDAYRLGGDLTQLDDLDLDTDLESSAVVVEWGEGSAERLSEDHLVVRLTRRDDDTRTVVLEPHGSWTDRVDELQAA, from the coding sequence GTGCGGCGGCAGCGCCGCACCGAACCGGCGGAACTGGTGGTGGACAAGGTGATTCTGGAAACCCCCGAGGACACGATGGCTTTCGGGCGGGCGCTGGGCGCGGTGCTGCGCGCGGGCGACCTGGTGCTGCTCGACGGTCCTCTCGGGGCAGGCAAGACCACACTGACCCGCGGCATCGCGGACGGCCTCGGAGTCGGCGGCCGGGTCAGCTCGCCGACCTTCGTGCTGGCCCGGGTGCACGCCGCGGGCGCGGCCGGGGTGCCGCTGATCCACGTGGACGCTTACCGGCTCGGCGGCGACCTGACCCAGCTGGACGACCTCGACCTGGACACCGACCTGGAATCGTCGGCGGTGGTCGTCGAGTGGGGCGAGGGCAGCGCGGAACGGCTCTCCGAGGACCACTTGGTGGTCCGGCTGACCCGCCGCGACGACGACACCCGGACCGTCGTGCTGGAACCGCACGGTTCGTGGACGGACCGGGTGGACGAGCTGCAGGCCGCCTGA
- a CDS encoding acyl-CoA synthetase, producing MPDPLFPAVAAGSAKEALRFGDRKLTYAELGSVAGALAAELPAGRVAVWATPTVHTSVAVVAALLAGVAVVPLNPKIGERELAHILADSKPELVLAEPGVELPAALTLPRRDIPLTGEGAPPSEEPDAEAPAFIVYTSGTTGPPKGVVLPRRAISTTLDALEDAWQWTADDVLVHGLPLFHVHGLILGILGPLRRGGSVRHLGRFSLEGVTRELANGATMLFGVPTMYHRIAETVADDEALAGALKSARLLVSGSAALPVHDHQRITAATGQQVVERYGMTETLMNTSVRADGERKPGSVGVPLAGVELRLIDESGAEISEPDTVGEIQVRGPNLFTEYLNRPDATAAALDGGWFRTGDMATRDPDGYVRIVGRKATDLIKSGGYKIGAGEIENALLEHPDVAEVAVTGEPDDDLGERIVAWVVPAGERPTVEQLADHVARLLAPHKRPRVVRYLDALPRNDMGKVMKRALG from the coding sequence GTGCCCGATCCGCTTTTCCCCGCAGTCGCCGCCGGATCCGCGAAGGAAGCGCTGCGCTTCGGCGACCGGAAGCTGACCTACGCCGAACTGGGCTCGGTCGCCGGCGCGCTGGCCGCGGAGCTTCCCGCCGGGCGGGTGGCGGTGTGGGCGACGCCGACAGTGCACACCAGCGTCGCGGTGGTCGCCGCGCTGCTCGCGGGGGTCGCGGTCGTGCCGCTGAACCCGAAGATCGGCGAGCGCGAACTCGCGCACATCCTCGCCGACAGCAAGCCGGAGCTGGTCCTCGCCGAGCCAGGCGTCGAACTGCCCGCCGCGCTTACCCTGCCGAGGCGCGACATTCCGCTGACCGGCGAAGGCGCGCCGCCGAGTGAAGAACCGGACGCGGAAGCGCCCGCGTTCATCGTCTACACCTCTGGCACGACCGGCCCGCCCAAAGGCGTCGTACTGCCGCGCCGCGCGATCTCGACCACGCTCGACGCGCTCGAGGACGCCTGGCAGTGGACCGCGGACGACGTGCTCGTCCACGGGCTGCCGCTGTTCCACGTGCACGGCCTGATCCTCGGCATCCTCGGCCCGCTGCGCCGCGGTGGTTCGGTGCGCCACCTCGGCCGGTTCTCTCTCGAAGGCGTCACCCGGGAACTAGCGAACGGCGCGACCATGCTGTTCGGCGTTCCCACGATGTACCACCGGATCGCCGAGACGGTCGCCGACGACGAAGCGCTCGCCGGCGCGCTCAAGTCCGCCCGGCTGCTCGTGTCCGGCTCGGCCGCGTTGCCGGTGCACGACCACCAGCGGATCACCGCCGCGACCGGCCAGCAGGTCGTGGAGCGCTACGGGATGACCGAGACGCTGATGAACACCAGCGTCCGCGCGGACGGCGAGCGCAAACCGGGTTCGGTCGGCGTCCCGCTCGCCGGGGTCGAACTGCGGCTGATCGACGAGTCCGGAGCCGAAATCAGCGAGCCGGACACGGTCGGCGAGATCCAGGTCCGCGGGCCGAACCTGTTCACCGAATACCTCAACCGGCCGGACGCGACGGCCGCCGCGCTCGACGGCGGCTGGTTCCGCACCGGCGACATGGCCACCCGCGACCCGGACGGGTACGTGCGGATCGTCGGCCGCAAGGCCACTGACCTGATCAAGAGCGGCGGCTACAAGATCGGCGCCGGCGAGATCGAGAACGCGCTGCTGGAACACCCGGACGTCGCCGAGGTCGCGGTGACCGGCGAACCGGACGACGACCTCGGCGAGCGGATCGTCGCCTGGGTGGTGCCAGCCGGCGAGCGGCCGACCGTCGAGCAGCTCGCCGACCATGTCGCGAGACTTCTCGCCCCGCACAAGCGGCCGCGGGTCGTGCGGTACCTGGACGCGTTGCCGCGCAACGACATGGGCAAGGTCATGAAGCGAGCGCTGGGATGA
- a CDS encoding ESX secretion-associated protein EspG, translated as MLVLSREVVLPADSLPLAAELAGVSLPSSLSPDVLWRDPEEDRAYRDAAVDAMASQGVWGRGGPDEAFVRTMTVLCRGTTELSATVESGRDRHYRLLVAASGKDAVLACHMPSTSTVVIRPARPDAIADSLVRELPRVPPADGPAVSVPESAVQLAIDGGPARHDARLVLDIAALPRHGGGQITAATRDGLGGRRTSGPDVCTYYDTDHGRYLFSFSTTDGGERYVNVAPARYETMVTRMHALLDHLTGQSPAPLL; from the coding sequence ATGCTCGTGCTTTCGCGCGAGGTGGTGCTTCCGGCCGACTCGTTGCCGCTCGCGGCAGAGCTGGCCGGGGTCTCGCTCCCCTCCTCGCTGTCTCCTGACGTGCTCTGGCGCGACCCGGAAGAGGACCGCGCGTACCGCGACGCGGCGGTCGACGCCATGGCCAGCCAAGGCGTGTGGGGTCGTGGCGGTCCGGACGAGGCATTCGTCCGGACCATGACCGTGCTGTGCCGCGGCACCACGGAGCTGTCCGCGACCGTCGAAAGCGGCCGCGACCGGCATTACCGGCTGCTCGTCGCCGCTTCCGGCAAGGACGCCGTGCTCGCCTGTCACATGCCCTCCACCAGCACCGTTGTGATCCGGCCCGCCCGGCCGGACGCGATCGCGGACAGCCTGGTCCGGGAACTGCCCCGGGTCCCGCCCGCGGACGGGCCGGCAGTGTCAGTTCCCGAATCCGCGGTGCAGCTCGCGATCGACGGCGGACCGGCCCGCCACGACGCGCGGCTCGTGCTCGACATCGCCGCGCTGCCCCGGCACGGCGGCGGCCAGATCACCGCCGCCACCCGGGACGGCCTCGGCGGGCGGCGGACCAGCGGGCCGGACGTCTGCACGTACTACGACACCGACCACGGCCGGTACCTGTTTTCCTTCTCCACCACCGACGGCGGCGAGCGCTACGTGAACGTGGCCCCGGCCCGGTACGAAACCATGGTCACCCGGATGCACGCGCTGCTCGACCACCTCACCGGACAAAGCCCAGCGCCGTTGCTGTGA
- a CDS encoding MFS transporter encodes MTEAADGRGPSGGVTVTDSATMRRAVGAAAVGNITEWFDFGVYGYLSTTIEAQFFPPGNPALAQLATFATFAVAFLVRPLGGLFFGPLGDRIGRTKVLAVTVILMATGTFLIGLIPSYASIGLAAPILLVCARILQGFSTGGEYAGAMTFIAEYSPDRKRGYFGSFLEFGTFIGYALGATVSSVLPLVSTPAFMDTWGWRIPFMVALPLGIVGVYLRTKLEETPAFQQLLDESGKREDAEAKHVVRTIFAKYWPTMVLAGGLVVTWNVTNYMLTSYLPTYLKDERTMSAHGGQAISATAAEWLQICVLWLGVLLIPLLGKLSDKIGRKPILWVGAGGLIVLGLPMVLLLKSGSLTAVLLGLVLMGLLLICFSSTCPSTLPALFPTEVRYGGLSISFNIFVSAFAGTVSLVMSALVLATGDLKWPGYYLMIAGVVGVLTLTKLKETSRKPLPGSAPALSTEEQAQSV; translated from the coding sequence GTGACAGAGGCAGCGGACGGGAGGGGGCCGTCGGGCGGCGTCACCGTCACAGACAGCGCCACGATGCGCCGGGCCGTCGGGGCGGCAGCGGTCGGCAACATCACCGAGTGGTTCGATTTCGGGGTCTACGGATACCTCTCCACCACCATCGAGGCGCAGTTCTTCCCGCCTGGCAATCCCGCGCTAGCCCAGCTCGCGACGTTCGCGACGTTCGCGGTGGCGTTCCTGGTGCGTCCGCTCGGCGGCCTGTTCTTCGGCCCGCTCGGCGACCGGATCGGCCGGACCAAGGTGCTCGCGGTGACGGTGATCCTGATGGCCACCGGCACCTTCCTGATCGGCCTGATCCCGTCGTACGCCTCGATCGGGCTGGCCGCGCCGATCCTGCTGGTCTGCGCACGGATCCTGCAGGGTTTCTCCACCGGCGGCGAGTACGCCGGCGCGATGACGTTCATCGCCGAGTACAGCCCGGACCGCAAACGCGGCTACTTCGGCAGTTTCCTGGAGTTCGGCACCTTCATCGGATACGCGCTGGGCGCGACCGTGTCCTCGGTGCTGCCGCTGGTCTCGACGCCTGCCTTCATGGACACCTGGGGCTGGCGGATCCCGTTCATGGTGGCGCTGCCGCTCGGCATCGTCGGGGTCTACCTGCGAACGAAGCTCGAAGAGACGCCGGCGTTCCAGCAACTGCTCGACGAGTCCGGCAAGCGCGAGGACGCCGAGGCCAAGCACGTAGTGCGGACGATCTTCGCGAAGTACTGGCCGACAATGGTGCTGGCCGGCGGCCTCGTGGTGACCTGGAACGTCACCAATTACATGCTCACCAGCTACCTGCCGACGTATCTCAAGGACGAACGCACCATGTCCGCGCACGGCGGCCAGGCGATCTCGGCCACCGCGGCGGAATGGCTGCAGATCTGCGTGCTGTGGCTGGGCGTGCTGCTGATCCCGTTGCTGGGCAAGCTCAGCGACAAGATCGGCCGCAAGCCGATCCTCTGGGTCGGCGCGGGCGGGCTGATCGTGCTCGGCCTCCCTATGGTGCTGCTGCTCAAGAGCGGTTCGCTGACCGCGGTGCTGCTCGGACTGGTCCTGATGGGACTGCTGCTGATCTGCTTCTCCTCGACCTGCCCGTCGACGCTGCCCGCGCTGTTCCCGACCGAGGTCCGCTACGGCGGGCTGTCGATCTCGTTCAACATCTTCGTGTCGGCGTTCGCCGGGACGGTGTCGCTGGTGATGAGCGCGCTGGTGCTGGCGACCGGCGACCTGAAATGGCCGGGGTACTACCTGATGATCGCCGGGGTCGTCGGCGTGCTGACGTTGACGAAGCTGAAGGAGACCTCGCGCAAGCCGTTGCCCGGCTCGGCACCCGCACTGTCCACAGAGGAACAGGCACAGTCGGTCTGA
- a CDS encoding DUF3558 family protein: protein MTRVKTRIAAGPAVGLLLLATAACSSTPGTPAPAASAAPSSSSPSVPKVNAPLDAAKYEQNPCALLSSAQATEVIKSVRNRQGKGLVGPICTWNDADSNSVAVGLVPGQGGLASSYAYRDSAAGYFQVAPDVNGYPAVYTSPSDDRKNGGCQAVVGIKDDETLTSSVLLDKTSPDYRDPCSLAAKAAAAAVATIKAGA from the coding sequence ATGACCCGAGTGAAGACACGCATCGCGGCCGGCCCGGCCGTCGGCCTCCTGCTGCTTGCCACGGCTGCTTGTTCCTCGACGCCGGGCACCCCGGCACCGGCCGCGTCCGCCGCGCCGTCCAGCTCGTCGCCCAGCGTGCCGAAGGTGAACGCCCCGCTGGATGCCGCCAAGTACGAGCAGAACCCGTGCGCACTGCTCAGCTCGGCCCAGGCGACCGAGGTGATCAAGTCGGTCCGCAACCGGCAGGGCAAAGGCCTGGTCGGACCCATTTGCACCTGGAACGATGCCGACAGCAACAGCGTCGCCGTCGGGTTGGTCCCCGGACAGGGCGGACTCGCTAGTTCCTACGCGTACCGCGACAGTGCCGCCGGCTACTTCCAGGTCGCACCGGACGTGAACGGCTACCCCGCGGTGTACACCTCGCCGTCGGACGACCGGAAAAACGGCGGCTGCCAGGCCGTGGTCGGCATCAAAGACGACGAGACCCTCACCTCTTCGGTCTTGCTCGACAAAACGTCGCCGGATTACCGCGACCCGTGCTCGCTGGCCGCGAAGGCCGCCGCCGCGGCGGTCGCCACTATCAAGGCAGGTGCGTGA
- the alr gene encoding alanine racemase: MTASFPHSETVIDLGAVRHNLSLLAARAAGSAVMAVVKADAYGHGAVPVARAAVEAGATWLGACSLQEALALRAAGLSTRLFSWLDVPEADFAPGLEADVDLGVSSLGELARVAAAAERTGKRARVHLKIDTGLSRNGCPPADWPALVDAAAQARGVEVVAVWSHLACADDIGHASIDAQAKVFAEAYDAARAAGLDPIRHLANSAAVLTRPDLHFDLVRPGIAMYGLNPVPTDDDLRPAMTFRSEVVLTKRVAAGSSVSYGHTWTAQQDTTLALVPTGYADGVPRSLSGRMEVWLGGRRCPVAGRVCMDQLVVDCGDDAPKAGDEVVLFGAGRSGEPTAREWADKLGTIDYEIVTSMYRPRVVRRYLGERA; encoded by the coding sequence ATGACTGCCAGTTTCCCGCATTCCGAGACCGTCATCGATCTCGGCGCAGTGCGGCACAACCTTTCCCTGCTGGCCGCCCGCGCGGCCGGTTCCGCTGTGATGGCCGTGGTCAAGGCCGACGCGTACGGGCACGGCGCGGTGCCGGTGGCCCGTGCCGCGGTCGAGGCCGGGGCGACCTGGCTCGGTGCCTGCTCGCTGCAGGAAGCGCTCGCGTTGCGCGCTGCCGGGCTGTCCACCCGGCTGTTCAGTTGGCTGGACGTGCCGGAGGCGGATTTCGCGCCCGGCCTCGAAGCGGATGTCGACCTCGGCGTCAGCTCGCTCGGCGAGCTGGCCCGGGTCGCTGCCGCGGCCGAGCGCACCGGAAAGCGCGCTCGCGTGCACCTCAAGATCGACACCGGGCTGTCGCGCAACGGCTGCCCGCCCGCCGACTGGCCCGCGCTGGTGGACGCGGCGGCGCAGGCGCGCGGCGTCGAGGTGGTGGCCGTGTGGTCGCACTTGGCGTGCGCCGACGACATCGGCCACGCGTCTATCGACGCACAGGCGAAGGTGTTCGCCGAGGCGTACGACGCGGCCCGCGCCGCCGGGCTCGACCCGATCCGGCACCTGGCGAACTCCGCGGCCGTGCTCACCCGGCCCGATCTGCACTTCGACCTGGTCCGCCCGGGCATCGCGATGTACGGCCTCAACCCGGTGCCGACCGACGACGACCTGCGCCCGGCGATGACCTTCCGCTCCGAGGTCGTGCTCACGAAGCGGGTGGCGGCCGGCAGTTCGGTGTCCTACGGGCACACCTGGACCGCGCAGCAGGACACCACGCTCGCGCTCGTGCCCACCGGGTACGCCGACGGCGTGCCGCGTTCGCTGTCCGGCCGGATGGAGGTCTGGCTCGGCGGACGGCGGTGTCCGGTGGCCGGCCGGGTCTGCATGGACCAGCTGGTGGTGGACTGCGGCGACGACGCGCCCAAGGCGGGCGACGAGGTCGTCCTGTTCGGCGCCGGCCGCTCCGGCGAGCCGACCGCGCGCGAATGGGCTGACAAGCTCGGCACCATCGACTACGAGATCGTCACCTCGATGTACCGGCCGCGAGTCGTGCGCCGGTACCTGGGGGAGCGGGCGTGA
- a CDS encoding alpha/beta fold hydrolase has protein sequence MNPSARLWAIAGGVGAVVTGAAAAVVATQQRKPAEDPLADEPLGELKPDRMSTVAAEDGTPLSVEEIDPEDGEPAELTLVGVHGFALSRRSWHFQRRDVASLRLPRVRQVYYDHRGHGLSGEASEHTSTIEQLAHDLDSVLRAMVPEGPIVLMGHSMGGMVIMELAAQRPDLFEERVCGVAFIATAAGEVGARGLPRPLLSKYNPLTRGVGGLAGWQPGLVEFVRAAGGQLTRQAVRRLAFGSRDVSPRLVDFMLEMLAVTPVRGLTNFVGTLGSHNRYAALAGLKHAHVLVIGGDSDRFTPFAHAERIAAELPDAELVRVRGAGHMVQLEQPELVNSHLIDLVQRCGGSAAPNRRNWWWTR, from the coding sequence GTGAATCCGTCGGCGCGGCTGTGGGCGATCGCGGGTGGCGTCGGGGCGGTGGTGACCGGCGCTGCCGCGGCGGTGGTCGCGACGCAACAACGCAAGCCGGCTGAAGACCCGCTCGCGGACGAGCCGTTAGGCGAGCTGAAGCCGGACCGGATGTCGACGGTCGCCGCAGAGGACGGTACGCCGCTGTCGGTAGAGGAGATCGATCCGGAGGACGGCGAACCCGCTGAGCTGACACTCGTCGGCGTACACGGCTTCGCGCTTTCGCGGCGCTCGTGGCACTTCCAACGGCGCGACGTCGCTTCGCTGCGGTTGCCGCGCGTACGCCAGGTCTACTACGACCATCGCGGCCACGGTCTCTCCGGAGAAGCGTCGGAACACACGTCGACCATCGAGCAGCTCGCGCACGACCTCGACAGCGTGTTGCGCGCGATGGTGCCCGAAGGACCGATTGTCCTCATGGGACATTCCATGGGCGGCATGGTGATCATGGAACTGGCTGCGCAACGGCCGGACCTTTTCGAAGAACGCGTATGCGGTGTCGCGTTCATCGCGACCGCGGCCGGCGAAGTCGGTGCGCGCGGGTTGCCGCGACCGTTGCTGTCCAAGTACAACCCGCTGACGCGCGGCGTCGGCGGACTTGCTGGCTGGCAACCAGGGCTGGTGGAATTCGTCCGCGCGGCCGGCGGTCAGCTCACCCGGCAAGCCGTGCGACGGCTGGCCTTCGGCAGTCGGGACGTTTCACCGCGGCTGGTCGACTTCATGCTGGAAATGCTGGCGGTCACGCCGGTCCGCGGGTTGACGAACTTCGTCGGCACTCTCGGCAGCCACAACCGCTACGCTGCGCTGGCCGGGCTCAAACACGCGCACGTGCTGGTGATCGGCGGCGACTCGGACCGGTTCACCCCGTTCGCGCACGCGGAGCGGATCGCCGCGGAACTGCCCGACGCCGAGCTGGTGCGCGTGCGCGGGGCCGGGCACATGGTGCAGCTCGAACAACCCGAGCTGGTGAACAGCCATCTCATCGATTTGGTGCAGCGGTGCGGCGGCAGCGCCGCACCGAACCGGCGGAACTGGTGGTGGACAAGGTGA
- the rimI gene encoding ribosomal protein S18-alanine N-acetyltransferase, which translates to MKLDQLRRADVARCAEIEKILFPGDDPWSARAFQSELDQGYYYLAARTDDGETLLGYAGLAVVGRRGDYEAEVHTIGVVPEAQGQGIGKALLRALLTRADEMRAPVFLEVRTDNDPAVKLYEAHGFEKLGIRKRYYQPSGADAFTMARPAQAPARDEVAG; encoded by the coding sequence GTGAAACTCGACCAGTTGCGCCGCGCTGATGTCGCGAGGTGCGCGGAGATCGAGAAGATCCTCTTTCCCGGCGACGATCCGTGGAGTGCGCGCGCCTTCCAGTCCGAGCTGGACCAGGGCTACTACTACCTGGCCGCTCGCACCGACGACGGCGAGACGCTCCTCGGCTACGCGGGCCTCGCGGTAGTGGGCCGCCGCGGGGATTACGAGGCGGAAGTGCACACGATCGGCGTGGTACCGGAGGCGCAAGGGCAGGGCATCGGCAAGGCGTTGCTGCGTGCGCTGCTGACCCGCGCCGACGAAATGCGCGCGCCGGTGTTCCTTGAGGTGCGCACGGACAACGACCCTGCCGTGAAGCTGTACGAGGCACACGGTTTCGAAAAGCTGGGTATCCGGAAGCGCTACTACCAGCCCTCCGGTGCCGACGCGTTCACCATGGCCCGCCCCGCGCAGGCCCCGGCACGAGACGAGGTGGCCGGCTGA